Part of the Paenarthrobacter sp. JL.01a genome is shown below.
GCGGAAGCCTCGCTGAGTTCTTTCGGAACGCTCTTCAAACCTGCTTGCGCCAGAAGCATGACGAAGGGGGTGAAGATCCAGACATCGATGAGGACCACAGACCAGAGAGCGCTGTCCGGTCCGTTGAGCCAGAGCAGCTTCTGGGACCCGACTGACTCCAGCAACCAGTTCACAACACCGTTTTCGGTCAGCATGACCTTCCACATGAGAGCCGCGACCACCGGAGGCAGGAGCAGCGGAAGAACTATCAATAACCGGAAAGAGTTTCCAATCCGGCCTACGTAGTTGAGCAGCATGGCCAGTCCTACGCCGAACAGGCATTCAAGAACCACGACGACGACTGCATAGCCGAGCGTTATGGCGATTGCGTGGAGGCCCTCTCCGCTTGAGAAGAGATTGAGGAAGTTCTCTCCCCAGTTGGGCACGGGCGCGCCCCGGTTGAGCCGGTACGAGGTGAACGACCACCACGCCCCGGTGAGGAACGGGTAGAGAATCGCCACCAGCAGCGCCAGGGCGGGTAAGAGCAATAGGTAGGGAAGAGAAGGTTTGTGTTTCATGGGTTCCCTTGGTTGATGCAACTCTGCCCTGCGGCCGGCGCGACAGTACGCTTCCAACGACCGCGGGAA
Proteins encoded:
- a CDS encoding carbohydrate ABC transporter permease, which encodes MKHKPSLPYLLLLPALALLVAILYPFLTGAWWSFTSYRLNRGAPVPNWGENFLNLFSSGEGLHAIAITLGYAVVVVVLECLFGVGLAMLLNYVGRIGNSFRLLIVLPLLLPPVVAALMWKVMLTENGVVNWLLESVGSQKLLWLNGPDSALWSVVLIDVWIFTPFVMLLAQAGLKSVPKELSEASAMDGAGPVRNFISVTLPMLMPVLVVIVTFRGIDSLKMFDIIYTTTKGGPVDATTNLHVMAYLDGIRNLNFGAAMAALIVLWLLCYLISFFLLKARRKEAFS